The Methanobacterium sp. genome includes a region encoding these proteins:
- a CDS encoding HesA/MoeB/ThiF family protein yields MPKKQEKTDYWKMIERQTGILDKNEQLKLKKSKITVIGCGGIGGATLEMLTRMGVGELRIVDKDVFEISNINRQLMSKINNIGRPKTEVTLEELRTINPSLKIEQINEELTDENVYEMLNESHVVVDGLDNLFTRIIVSRCSRELELPFIHGAIHGTMGQVTVFNNTTPSYEELFQLPSQGKKLTDEIISRINNLNKEVPPVIGPVPNIVGCIQAFEAVKIITNKGTSLMAPNVLMFDLLKEEAFTVVRF; encoded by the coding sequence ATGCCTAAAAAACAGGAAAAAACAGATTACTGGAAAATGATTGAAAGACAAACTGGAATTCTAGATAAAAACGAACAATTGAAACTTAAAAAGTCTAAAATAACTGTTATAGGATGTGGAGGTATTGGTGGCGCCACTTTGGAAATGTTAACTAGAATGGGAGTTGGAGAGCTCCGTATAGTTGACAAAGATGTTTTTGAAATCTCCAATATCAACCGGCAGCTCATGAGTAAAATAAACAACATCGGAAGACCAAAAACTGAAGTAACCTTGGAAGAACTTAGAACAATCAACCCTTCACTGAAAATTGAGCAGATTAACGAAGAATTGACAGATGAAAATGTATACGAAATGTTAAATGAAAGCCATGTTGTTGTAGATGGCTTAGATAACCTTTTCACTCGTATTATAGTTAGTAGATGTTCCAGGGAATTAGAACTTCCTTTTATTCATGGAGCAATTCATGGTACCATGGGACAAGTGACAGTGTTCAACAATACAACACCTTCCTATGAGGAATTGTTTCAATTACCTTCACAGGGAAAAAAATTAACTGATGAAATTATTTCTAGAATTAATAATTTGAACAAAGAAGTTCCTCCAGTAATTGGACCAGTTCCTAACATTGTAGGGTGCATTCAAGCTTTTGAAGCTGTTAAAATTATAACAAACAAAGGAACTTCCTTGATGGCACCTAATGTATTGATGTTTGACTTATTGAAAGAAGAAGCATTTACAGTGGTGAGATTTTAA
- a CDS encoding DUF2769 domain-containing protein: MDKFEEILEKMSEMSENQLKTLIEMQKKRICICRECPSFNECMNENKEGLFCILGNSGCGLELIECNCSECSTHINFQMKYELYCIEGSEEEQRSKKK, encoded by the coding sequence ATGGATAAATTTGAAGAAATTCTGGAAAAAATGTCAGAAATGTCAGAAAATCAGTTAAAAACTTTAATTGAAATGCAAAAGAAAAGGATATGCATCTGCAGAGAATGCCCAAGTTTCAACGAATGTATGAATGAAAATAAAGAAGGATTATTCTGTATTTTAGGTAATAGTGGTTGTGGTCTTGAATTAATAGAATGCAATTGTAGTGAGTGTTCAACGCACATCAATTTTCAAATGAAATATGAATTATACTGTATTGAAGGTTCAGAAGAAGAACAGAGGTCTAAAAAGAAGTAA
- a CDS encoding DUF2099 family protein: protein MDEHVIEALGKSKIVIKDGKVVKVEEPQINYCPLFHKYRNIEKLNPQVVKDNIKFRIKDFGMCTSQRELKMRDFLSFGISEILGTLLEKKRIDCAVMVCDGCGTVTVEDPELVQGIGGRISGIISTSPINEVINILGENAVLNPKTAEINQAKGVLKSINNGCQKIGVTVTLAEDAVKLREIESQHDGVNIYIFAVHTTGISREDAEILFENTDIITSCASIHLRTIAEKRNIFSVGVAIPIYAASKEGEEFLKMRIEKIGGLKDKKDAKIPDPLI, encoded by the coding sequence GTGGATGAACATGTTATAGAGGCTTTAGGCAAATCAAAAATAGTCATAAAGGATGGAAAAGTAGTCAAAGTTGAAGAACCTCAAATAAATTACTGCCCTCTTTTTCACAAGTACCGAAATATCGAGAAACTCAATCCCCAAGTGGTTAAAGATAATATAAAATTCCGAATCAAGGATTTTGGAATGTGCACCAGTCAGAGAGAGTTAAAAATGAGGGATTTCTTATCTTTTGGAATATCTGAGATCCTAGGCACATTACTTGAAAAAAAACGTATAGATTGCGCGGTCATGGTTTGTGATGGATGTGGAACTGTAACTGTTGAAGATCCAGAACTGGTGCAAGGAATTGGTGGCAGAATCTCTGGAATTATCAGTACCAGCCCCATAAACGAAGTCATAAATATATTAGGGGAAAATGCAGTTCTGAACCCAAAAACTGCAGAGATAAATCAGGCAAAAGGAGTTTTAAAATCTATAAATAATGGTTGTCAAAAAATAGGAGTCACTGTTACATTGGCAGAAGATGCAGTGAAACTCAGAGAAATTGAAAGTCAACATGATGGGGTGAATATCTATATTTTTGCAGTTCATACTACTGGTATTTCCAGAGAGGATGCTGAGATCCTTTTTGAAAACACTGATATCATAACTTCTTGTGCTTCGATTCACCTAAGAACTATTGCAGAAAAAAGGAATATTTTTTCAGTGGGAGTTGCAATACCCATATACGCTGCCAGTAAGGAAGGAGAAGAGTTTCTTAAAATGAGAATCGAAAAGATCGGAGGATTGAAAGATAAAAAAGATGCTAAAATTCCAGATCCCCTAATCTAA
- a CDS encoding CBS domain-containing protein, translated as MIEKLRAQDIMIQEVHVTSRNDMVAAAKLKMMRCNVGGLPVVDKKKLVGIITHRDILLAGGEALGLKVGDLMSKDPEVAEKNTPIMNITRIMAEKGYQRIPVVEQGDLVGLITQSSLIRALAGLDDEIY; from the coding sequence ATGATAGAAAAACTGCGTGCCCAAGATATCATGATCCAGGAAGTGCATGTAACCTCCCGCAACGACATGGTGGCTGCAGCCAAGCTAAAAATGATGCGATGCAATGTTGGAGGTCTGCCAGTAGTGGACAAGAAGAAGTTAGTGGGTATAATAACTCATCGTGACATCCTCCTAGCTGGCGGGGAGGCACTTGGTCTCAAAGTGGGCGATCTAATGAGCAAAGATCCAGAAGTGGCAGAGAAAAACACCCCAATAATGAATATTACCAGAATTATGGCTGAAAAAGGTTATCAAAGAATTCCAGTAGTAGAACAAGGGGATTTGGTTGGCCTTATCACCCAAAGTTCTCTTATTCGCGCCCTTGCTGGTTTAGATGATGAAATATATTAA